A genomic window from Populus nigra chromosome 7, ddPopNigr1.1, whole genome shotgun sequence includes:
- the LOC133699258 gene encoding uncharacterized protein At3g49140-like isoform X4: MRYHPFEDIAVSTSQTSSDAMLTPQETSRTIVEAKSKATLMLTGVINDDFHENIIWPDLPYVTDEHGNIYFQVKNDEDVLQALTTENNFVQAIIGFDAMEMLSEMESLGTSEIDFGVDEIEDEDSDVEDGGDEDEDDDDYDEDLVAVLDDSDEEDDSDEELGDWAKLETMRSSHPMYFAKKLAQVASDDPIDWMEQPPAGLAIQGLIRPAFMEEHSDIQRHMSGNQSCDADINKVGKSVEGKLEESGVVNGHEHKSGSSEDSSMWAEESGKDKVPRSGTSFYKLEMIKIQLISAHGHQTMVEVEDFMKAKPDAIALSAARIISLMKAGGEKITQAFKSLCWRCKGIQVEEAAIIDVDSHGFDLRVCSGTQIQTLRFAFNSQATSEYSAERQLNDLLFPRIQSRLPKKKPTHQNDH, from the exons ATGCGATACCATCCATTTGAGGATATTGCAGTGTCAACATCACAAACAAGCAGTGATGCTATGCTTACACCTCAAGAAACATCTAGGACTATCGTTGAG GCGAAAAGCAAAGCAACACTAATGTTGACTGGTGTGATAAATGAtgattttcatgaaaacattaTCTGGCCAGACTTGCCTTATGTGACTGACGAACATGGGA ATATATACTTTCAAGTGAAGAATGATGAGGACGTTTTGCAAGCACTAACTacagaaaataattttgtg CAAGCCATTATAGGTTTTGATGCCATGGAGATGCTCAGTGAGATGGAGTCACTGGGTACATCTGAAATTGATTTTGGggttgatgaaattgaagatgaAGATAGTGATGTCGAAGATGGGGGtgatgaggatgaggatgatgatgacTATGATGAG GACTTGGTGGCTGTTCTTGATGATTCGGACGAGGAAGATGATTCTGACGAGGAACTTGGAGACTGGGCAAAATTAGAGACGATGCGTTCTTCTCATCCAATGTATTTTGCCAAAAAGCTGGCTCAG GTTGCTTCAGATGATCCTATAGACTGGATGGAGCAGCCTCCTGCTGGTCTAGCTATCCAGGGCCTTATTAGACCTGCCTTCATGGAAGAACACTCTGACATCCAGAGGCACATGTCTGGCAATCAGTCTTGTGATGCTGATATAAATAAGGTTGGGAAAAGTGTAGAAGGCAAACTAGAAGAATCTGGTGTGGTAAATGGTCATGAACACAAGTCAGGATCATCTGAAGATAGTTCAATGTGGGCGGAGGAATCGGGGAAGGATAAGGTCCCAAGAAGTGGAACTTCATTTTACAAGCTGGAGATGATTAAAATTCAGCTGATTTCAGCTCATGGACACCAA ACTATGGTCGAAGTAGAAGACTTTATGAAAGCAAAACCTGATGCAATTGCACTTTCAGCAGCCAGAATCATATCTCTAATGAAAGCTGGTGGAGAAAAGATTACACAGGCCTTTAAATCTCTGTGCTGGAGATGCAAGGGTATTCAAGTGGAG GAGGCGGCAATTATTGACGTAGATTCCCATGGATTTGATTTGAGAGTTTGTTCTGGAACACAAATCCAAACGCTGCGGTTTGCATTCAATTCACAG GCAACTTCAGAATATAGTGCTGAAAGACAGCTGAATGACTTACTATTCCCAAGGATCCAAAGCAGGCTGCCGAAAAAGAAACCAACTCATCAGAACGATCACTAA
- the LOC133699258 gene encoding uncharacterized protein At3g49140-like isoform X1 → MMMAMAMMIETTTAVRFPPFPTPAANFCSSLPRSSSAISWNKFQGLNGGSFFRRSSHLKSKTQASAENLDSNLESSEQNGQMRYHPFEDIAVSTSQTSSDAMLTPQETSRTIVEAKSKATLMLTGVINDDFHENIIWPDLPYVTDEHGNIYFQVKNDEDVLQALTTENNFVQAIIGFDAMEMLSEMESLGTSEIDFGVDEIEDEDSDVEDGGDEDEDDDDYDEDLVAVLDDSDEEDDSDEELGDWAKLETMRSSHPMYFAKKLAQVASDDPIDWMEQPPAGLAIQGLIRPAFMEEHSDIQRHMSGNQSCDADINKVGKSVEGKLEESGVVNGHEHKSGSSEDSSMWAEESGKDKVPRSGTSFYKLEMIKIQLISAHGHQTMVEVEDFMKAKPDAIALSAARIISLMKAGGEKITQAFKSLCWRCKGIQVEEAAIIDVDSHGFDLRVCSGTQIQTLRFAFNSQATSEYSAERQLNDLLFPRIQSRLPKKKPTHQNDH, encoded by the exons ATGATGATGGCCATGGCAATGATGATTGAAACCACCACAGCCGTCCGATTCCCCCCCTTTCCCACTCCTGCTGCAAATTTCTGCTCCTCCTTGCCACGCAGCAGCTCTGCCATTTCTTG GAATAAATTTCAAGGGTTAAATGGTGGTTCTTTCTTTAGAAGGAGCAGTCATTTAAAGAGTAAGACTCAAGCGTCTGCAGAGAATTTAGATTCAAACTTGGAATCTTCAGAGCAGAATGGTCAAATGCGATACCATCCATTTGAGGATATTGCAGTGTCAACATCACAAACAAGCAGTGATGCTATGCTTACACCTCAAGAAACATCTAGGACTATCGTTGAG GCGAAAAGCAAAGCAACACTAATGTTGACTGGTGTGATAAATGAtgattttcatgaaaacattaTCTGGCCAGACTTGCCTTATGTGACTGACGAACATGGGA ATATATACTTTCAAGTGAAGAATGATGAGGACGTTTTGCAAGCACTAACTacagaaaataattttgtg CAAGCCATTATAGGTTTTGATGCCATGGAGATGCTCAGTGAGATGGAGTCACTGGGTACATCTGAAATTGATTTTGGggttgatgaaattgaagatgaAGATAGTGATGTCGAAGATGGGGGtgatgaggatgaggatgatgatgacTATGATGAG GACTTGGTGGCTGTTCTTGATGATTCGGACGAGGAAGATGATTCTGACGAGGAACTTGGAGACTGGGCAAAATTAGAGACGATGCGTTCTTCTCATCCAATGTATTTTGCCAAAAAGCTGGCTCAG GTTGCTTCAGATGATCCTATAGACTGGATGGAGCAGCCTCCTGCTGGTCTAGCTATCCAGGGCCTTATTAGACCTGCCTTCATGGAAGAACACTCTGACATCCAGAGGCACATGTCTGGCAATCAGTCTTGTGATGCTGATATAAATAAGGTTGGGAAAAGTGTAGAAGGCAAACTAGAAGAATCTGGTGTGGTAAATGGTCATGAACACAAGTCAGGATCATCTGAAGATAGTTCAATGTGGGCGGAGGAATCGGGGAAGGATAAGGTCCCAAGAAGTGGAACTTCATTTTACAAGCTGGAGATGATTAAAATTCAGCTGATTTCAGCTCATGGACACCAA ACTATGGTCGAAGTAGAAGACTTTATGAAAGCAAAACCTGATGCAATTGCACTTTCAGCAGCCAGAATCATATCTCTAATGAAAGCTGGTGGAGAAAAGATTACACAGGCCTTTAAATCTCTGTGCTGGAGATGCAAGGGTATTCAAGTGGAG GAGGCGGCAATTATTGACGTAGATTCCCATGGATTTGATTTGAGAGTTTGTTCTGGAACACAAATCCAAACGCTGCGGTTTGCATTCAATTCACAG GCAACTTCAGAATATAGTGCTGAAAGACAGCTGAATGACTTACTATTCCCAAGGATCCAAAGCAGGCTGCCGAAAAAGAAACCAACTCATCAGAACGATCACTAA
- the LOC133699260 gene encoding protein SAR DEFICIENT 4, producing MASTPNTANNTATAIITSPIFLTNESLHSILAHNSLIQHFHTSLPTTSSTLHTPIRQSYDLSQSSSLLLMPSWSSTPSLPYIGVKLVTYFPQNSALNLPGIHASYVLFSSTTGQTLASMDGTVLTLYRTSCVSGLASKILARNDSKVLVMVGAGALAPHLIKAHLAARPSLQKVIIWNRTVKKASDLAEKLKKECIENDGVCFESNGNLEEIIGLGDIVSCATNADAPLVKGEKLKQGAHLDMVGSFKETMRECDDEAIRRGRVFVDNEAALVEAGELVGAFERGVTKKEDVGFLVELIKGEQVGRKNSEEITVFKSVGSAVVDLLAAQLVYESCIKNK from the coding sequence ATGGCGTCAACACCAAACACAGCCAATAACACCGCCACCGCCATTATAACATCACCTATATTCCTCACCAATGAATCTCTACACTCAATCCTCGCACACAATTCCTTAATTCAACACTTCCATACATCCCTCCCCACTACCTCTTCCACACTCCACACTCCAATCCGTCAAAGCTATGACCTTTCCCAATCATCCTCTCTCCTTTTGATGCCCTCTTGGTCGTCTACTCCCTCCCTTCCTTATATAGGTGTCAAGCTTGTCACCTACTTCCCTCAAAACTCCGCACTAAACTTGCCTGGAATTCATGCAAGCTATGTGCTTTTTAGCTCTACAACTGGCCAGACTTTGGCTTCAATGGATGGCACTGTTTTGACCCTTTATAGAACTTCTTGTGTATCTGGGCTAGCATCAAAAATATTGGCTAGGAATGATAGTAAAGTTCTTGTGATGGTTGGTGCTGGTGCTTTGGCACCCCATTTGATCAAGGCTCATCTTGCTGCAAGACCCAGTTTGCAAAAGGTGATAATTTGGAATAGAACAGTAAAGAAAGCTTCAGACTTGgctgagaaattgaagaaagaatgcatTGAAAATGATGGGGTTTGTTTTGAAAGTAATGGGAATTTGGAGGAAATTATTGGATTGGGTGATATTGTGAGTTGTGCTACAAATGCTGATGCACCTTTGGTCAAGGGTGAGAAACTGAAGCAAGGAGCCCATTTGGATATGGTGGGTTCTTTCAAGGAGACAATGAGGGAATGTGATGATGAGGCAATAAGGAGAGGAAGAGTGTTTGTTGATAACGAGGCTGCTTTGGTGGAGGCAGGGGAACTTGTAGGTGCTTTTGAGAGGGGGGTGACTAAGAAAGAGGATGTGGGATTTTTGGTGGAGTTGATCAAAGGGGAGCAAGTTGGCAGAAAGAATTCTGAAGAGATCACCGTGTTCAAGTCTGTTGGTTCTGCAGTTGTGGATTTGCTTGCTGCACAATTGGTGTATGAGAGTTGCATCAAGAATAAGTAA
- the LOC133699639 gene encoding dnaJ protein ERDJ2A-like, with protein MAASEENSALFPIFIITIMAIPLVPYTVMKLCRAASKKSKIIHCNCSECLRSGKYRKSIFKRISKFSTCSNLTLILLWVMMIFLVSYIKNMSREIQVFDPFVILGLEPGASDSEIKKNYRRLSIQYHPDKNPDPEANKYFVEFITKAYQALTDPISRENYEKYGHPDGRQGFKMGIALPQFLLDIDGASGGILLLWIVGVCILLPLVIAVIYLSRSAKYTGNYVMHQTLSAYYYFMKPSLASSKVMEVFIKAAEYMESPIRRTDNEPLQKLFISVRSELNLDLKNIKQEQAKFWKQHPALVKTELLIQAQLTRESADLPPALLGDFRRVLELAPRLLEELMKMAVIPRTSQGHGWLRPATGVVELSQCIIQAVPLSARKATGGSTEGIAPFLQLPHFTENVVKKIARKKVRTFEDFHDMTLQERAEVLQQVAGFSSAEVQDVEMVLEMMPSVTVEVRCETEGEEGIQEGDIVTVHAWITLKRAKGLVGALPHAPSFPFHKEENFWFLLADAASNDVWFSQKVNFMDEAAAITGASKTIEDTMEGSGASVKETSAAVREAVEKVRGGSRLVMGKLPAPAEGNYNLTCYCLCDSWIGCDKKTSLKVKVLKRTRAGTRGGLVSEEGPIAEDGIEEEEENEEEEYDDDYESEYSEDEEDEKDTKKKGPAANGKVQKKGSSSESSGSDEE; from the exons atggcGGCATCGGAGGAAAACAGTGCATTGTTTCCGATATTTATCATAACAATAATGGCGATACCTTTGGTGCCATATACAGTGATGAAACTATGCCGTGCCGCGTCGAAAAAGAGTAAGATTATTCATTGTAATTGCTCTGAGTGTTTGCGGTCTGGCAAGTATCGGAAATCTATTTTCAAAAGG ATTTCGAAGTTTTCGACTTGTAGTAActtgacgttgatattgctttGGGTTATGATGATATTTTTGGTGTCTTACATTAAGAATATGAGCCGTGAG ATTCAAGTTTTCGACCCGTTTGTTATTCTGGGACTGGAGCCTGGTGCTTCGGATTCGGAAATAAAGAAGAACTATAGGAGACTTTCTATTCAGTACCATCCTGATAAAAATCCGGATCCAG AGGCCAACAAATATTTTGTGGAGTTCATAACAAAAGCTTATCAAGCTCTGACTGATCCAATATCCCGTGAGAATTATGAGAAATATGGTCATCCCGATGGTAGACAG GGATTCAAAATGGGCATAGCTCTTCCTCAATTTTTACTTGATATTGATGGGGCATCCGGTGGAATACTTCTACTTTGGATTGTTGGTGTTTGTATACTCTTGCCATTGGTCATAGCTGTAATATATCTTTCAAGGTCGGCCAAATATACTGGAAATTATGTCATGCACCAGACTCTGTCTGCGTACTATTACTTCATGAAGCCGTCTTTGGCCTCAAG TAAAGTAATGGAAGTCTTCATTAAGGCTGCTGAGTATATGGAATCTCCAATTCGTAGGACTGACAATGAACCACTTCAGAAGCTGTTTATATCTGTCAGGAGTGAATTGAATCTGGACCTCAAGAACATTAAGCAAGAGCAGGCTAAGTTTTGGAAGCAGCATCCTGCGTTAGTTAAG ACAGAGTTGTTAATCCAGGCTCAGTTAACTCGTGAATCAGCAGACTTGCCACCAGCTTTGTTAGGAGATTTCAGACGCGTACTAGAACTTGCACCTCGCCTTCTTGAAGAATTGATGAAG ATGGCTGTTATACCACGAACTTCCCAGGGACATGGATGGCTGAGACCTGCAACTGGGGTTGTTGAACTCTCTCAATGTATTATTCAG GCTGTTCCTCTCAGTGCAAGGAAGGCAACAGGTGGGTCCACAGAAGGGATTGCACCCTTTTTGCAGCTGCCACATTTTACTGAGAATGTTGTCAAGAAGATAGCACGCAAG AAAGTGAGAACATTTGAGGATTTTCATGACATGACTCTGCAAGAGCGAGCAGAGGTGCTTCAGCAAGTAGCTGGATTTTCCTCAGCTGAAGTACAAGATGTTGAAATGGTATTGGAAATGATGCCTTCTGTAACAGTCGAGGTTAGATGTGAGACTGAAGGTGAAGAGGGCATACAAGAGGGTGACATTGTTACTGTACATGCTTGGATAACACTCAAACGTGCTAAAGGCCTAGTCGGTGCACTTCCCCATGCACCCAGCTTCCCATTTCACAAGGAAGAAAATTTCTGGTTTCTGCTTGCAGATGCGGCCTCAAATGATGTTTGGTTTTCCCAAAAGGTAAATTTTATGGATGAAGCTGCAGCTATAACTGGTGCTTCCAAGACAATTGAGGATACAATGGAGGGTTCAGGAGCAAGTGTTAAAGAGACTAGTGCAGCGGTTAGAGAAGCAGTAGAGAAGGTGCGGGGTGGCTCTAGGTTAGTGATGGGCAAGCTCCCTGCCCCAGCAGAGGGCAATTACAATTTGACCTGTTACTGCTTGTGCGACTCCTGGATCGGTTGTGACAAGAAGACGAGCTTGAAGGTTAAAGTTCTGAAACGAACACGGGCTGGCACTCGGGGTGGTTTGGTATCTGAAGAAGGACCCATTGCAGAGGATGGAATtgaggaggaagaggagaatgaagaagaagagtatGACGATGATTATGAGAGTGAGTATAGCGAAGACGAGGAAGATGAAAAGGATACAAAAAAGAAGGGCCCCGCAGCCAATGGCAAAGTGCAGAAAAAAGGCTCAAGCTCAGAGAGTTCAGGTTCAGACGAGGAATGA
- the LOC133699258 gene encoding uncharacterized protein At3g49140-like isoform X2: protein MNKFQGLNGGSFFRRSSHLKSKTQASAENLDSNLESSEQNGQMRYHPFEDIAVSTSQTSSDAMLTPQETSRTIVEAKSKATLMLTGVINDDFHENIIWPDLPYVTDEHGNIYFQVKNDEDVLQALTTENNFVQAIIGFDAMEMLSEMESLGTSEIDFGVDEIEDEDSDVEDGGDEDEDDDDYDEDLVAVLDDSDEEDDSDEELGDWAKLETMRSSHPMYFAKKLAQVASDDPIDWMEQPPAGLAIQGLIRPAFMEEHSDIQRHMSGNQSCDADINKVGKSVEGKLEESGVVNGHEHKSGSSEDSSMWAEESGKDKVPRSGTSFYKLEMIKIQLISAHGHQTMVEVEDFMKAKPDAIALSAARIISLMKAGGEKITQAFKSLCWRCKGIQVEEAAIIDVDSHGFDLRVCSGTQIQTLRFAFNSQATSEYSAERQLNDLLFPRIQSRLPKKKPTHQNDH from the exons AT GAATAAATTTCAAGGGTTAAATGGTGGTTCTTTCTTTAGAAGGAGCAGTCATTTAAAGAGTAAGACTCAAGCGTCTGCAGAGAATTTAGATTCAAACTTGGAATCTTCAGAGCAGAATGGTCAAATGCGATACCATCCATTTGAGGATATTGCAGTGTCAACATCACAAACAAGCAGTGATGCTATGCTTACACCTCAAGAAACATCTAGGACTATCGTTGAG GCGAAAAGCAAAGCAACACTAATGTTGACTGGTGTGATAAATGAtgattttcatgaaaacattaTCTGGCCAGACTTGCCTTATGTGACTGACGAACATGGGA ATATATACTTTCAAGTGAAGAATGATGAGGACGTTTTGCAAGCACTAACTacagaaaataattttgtg CAAGCCATTATAGGTTTTGATGCCATGGAGATGCTCAGTGAGATGGAGTCACTGGGTACATCTGAAATTGATTTTGGggttgatgaaattgaagatgaAGATAGTGATGTCGAAGATGGGGGtgatgaggatgaggatgatgatgacTATGATGAG GACTTGGTGGCTGTTCTTGATGATTCGGACGAGGAAGATGATTCTGACGAGGAACTTGGAGACTGGGCAAAATTAGAGACGATGCGTTCTTCTCATCCAATGTATTTTGCCAAAAAGCTGGCTCAG GTTGCTTCAGATGATCCTATAGACTGGATGGAGCAGCCTCCTGCTGGTCTAGCTATCCAGGGCCTTATTAGACCTGCCTTCATGGAAGAACACTCTGACATCCAGAGGCACATGTCTGGCAATCAGTCTTGTGATGCTGATATAAATAAGGTTGGGAAAAGTGTAGAAGGCAAACTAGAAGAATCTGGTGTGGTAAATGGTCATGAACACAAGTCAGGATCATCTGAAGATAGTTCAATGTGGGCGGAGGAATCGGGGAAGGATAAGGTCCCAAGAAGTGGAACTTCATTTTACAAGCTGGAGATGATTAAAATTCAGCTGATTTCAGCTCATGGACACCAA ACTATGGTCGAAGTAGAAGACTTTATGAAAGCAAAACCTGATGCAATTGCACTTTCAGCAGCCAGAATCATATCTCTAATGAAAGCTGGTGGAGAAAAGATTACACAGGCCTTTAAATCTCTGTGCTGGAGATGCAAGGGTATTCAAGTGGAG GAGGCGGCAATTATTGACGTAGATTCCCATGGATTTGATTTGAGAGTTTGTTCTGGAACACAAATCCAAACGCTGCGGTTTGCATTCAATTCACAG GCAACTTCAGAATATAGTGCTGAAAGACAGCTGAATGACTTACTATTCCCAAGGATCCAAAGCAGGCTGCCGAAAAAGAAACCAACTCATCAGAACGATCACTAA
- the LOC133699258 gene encoding uncharacterized protein At3g49140-like isoform X3 — translation MVKCDTIHLRILQCQHHKQAVMLCLHLKKHLGLSLSVLFQAKSKATLMLTGVINDDFHENIIWPDLPYVTDEHGNIYFQVKNDEDVLQALTTENNFVQAIIGFDAMEMLSEMESLGTSEIDFGVDEIEDEDSDVEDGGDEDEDDDDYDEDLVAVLDDSDEEDDSDEELGDWAKLETMRSSHPMYFAKKLAQVASDDPIDWMEQPPAGLAIQGLIRPAFMEEHSDIQRHMSGNQSCDADINKVGKSVEGKLEESGVVNGHEHKSGSSEDSSMWAEESGKDKVPRSGTSFYKLEMIKIQLISAHGHQTMVEVEDFMKAKPDAIALSAARIISLMKAGGEKITQAFKSLCWRCKGIQVEEAAIIDVDSHGFDLRVCSGTQIQTLRFAFNSQATSEYSAERQLNDLLFPRIQSRLPKKKPTHQNDH, via the exons ATGGTCAAATGCGATACCATCCATTTGAGGATATTGCAGTGTCAACATCACAAACAAGCAGTGATGCTATGCTTACACCTCAAGAAACATCTAGGACTATCGTTGAG TGTGTTATTTCAGGCGAAAAGCAAAGCAACACTAATGTTGACTGGTGTGATAAATGAtgattttcatgaaaacattaTCTGGCCAGACTTGCCTTATGTGACTGACGAACATGGGA ATATATACTTTCAAGTGAAGAATGATGAGGACGTTTTGCAAGCACTAACTacagaaaataattttgtg CAAGCCATTATAGGTTTTGATGCCATGGAGATGCTCAGTGAGATGGAGTCACTGGGTACATCTGAAATTGATTTTGGggttgatgaaattgaagatgaAGATAGTGATGTCGAAGATGGGGGtgatgaggatgaggatgatgatgacTATGATGAG GACTTGGTGGCTGTTCTTGATGATTCGGACGAGGAAGATGATTCTGACGAGGAACTTGGAGACTGGGCAAAATTAGAGACGATGCGTTCTTCTCATCCAATGTATTTTGCCAAAAAGCTGGCTCAG GTTGCTTCAGATGATCCTATAGACTGGATGGAGCAGCCTCCTGCTGGTCTAGCTATCCAGGGCCTTATTAGACCTGCCTTCATGGAAGAACACTCTGACATCCAGAGGCACATGTCTGGCAATCAGTCTTGTGATGCTGATATAAATAAGGTTGGGAAAAGTGTAGAAGGCAAACTAGAAGAATCTGGTGTGGTAAATGGTCATGAACACAAGTCAGGATCATCTGAAGATAGTTCAATGTGGGCGGAGGAATCGGGGAAGGATAAGGTCCCAAGAAGTGGAACTTCATTTTACAAGCTGGAGATGATTAAAATTCAGCTGATTTCAGCTCATGGACACCAA ACTATGGTCGAAGTAGAAGACTTTATGAAAGCAAAACCTGATGCAATTGCACTTTCAGCAGCCAGAATCATATCTCTAATGAAAGCTGGTGGAGAAAAGATTACACAGGCCTTTAAATCTCTGTGCTGGAGATGCAAGGGTATTCAAGTGGAG GAGGCGGCAATTATTGACGTAGATTCCCATGGATTTGATTTGAGAGTTTGTTCTGGAACACAAATCCAAACGCTGCGGTTTGCATTCAATTCACAG GCAACTTCAGAATATAGTGCTGAAAGACAGCTGAATGACTTACTATTCCCAAGGATCCAAAGCAGGCTGCCGAAAAAGAAACCAACTCATCAGAACGATCACTAA